One genomic region from Leptolyngbyaceae cyanobacterium JSC-12 encodes:
- a CDS encoding putative LmbE-like protein (IMG reference gene:2510097840~PFAM: GlcNAc-PI de-N-acetylase), whose amino-acid sequence MLSLTFNHQQQNSFHQVLCLGAHSDDIEIGCGGTILKLVEMFPNLSFYWVVFGTDEQRKEEAIASANTFLKGVAQKNIIIKGFQDRFFPYIGAEIKEFFDQLRKDVSPDLIFTHYRNDLHQDHRLISDLTWNTFRNHMILEYEIMKYDGDLGTPNMFVHLDESLCQRKITYLLEHFVTQSNKHWFNEETFLSLLRLRGVESNAPNKYSEAFYCRKAVFI is encoded by the coding sequence ATGCTTAGCCTCACTTTCAATCATCAACAGCAAAACTCATTTCACCAAGTTTTATGCCTTGGTGCTCATAGTGATGATATTGAAATTGGCTGCGGCGGTACTATTTTGAAGCTTGTTGAAATGTTCCCAAACTTAAGCTTTTATTGGGTGGTCTTTGGAACAGATGAACAGCGCAAGGAAGAGGCGATCGCTAGCGCAAATACCTTCTTAAAAGGAGTGGCTCAAAAAAATATCATAATTAAAGGTTTTCAAGATCGCTTCTTCCCCTATATTGGCGCTGAGATCAAAGAATTTTTTGATCAATTGAGAAAGGATGTATCTCCAGATTTGATTTTCACTCATTATCGAAATGATTTACATCAAGACCATCGACTCATTTCTGACTTAACCTGGAATACTTTTCGTAATCATATGATCTTGGAATATGAGATCATGAAATATGATGGAGACCTTGGAACACCTAATATGTTTGTTCATTTAGATGAGTCATTATGTCAAAGAAAAATAACTTATTTGTTAGAGCATTTTGTAACCCAATCTAATAAACATTGGTTTAATGAAGAAACCTTTTTATCCCTTCTTCGACTTCGTGGAGTTGAGTCGAATGCTCCAAATAAATATTCAGAAGCTTTTTACTGTCGAAAGGCAGTATTCATTTAA
- a CDS encoding transposase (IMG reference gene:2510097846~PFAM: Transposase IS200 like) translates to MSEYIHKSHNVTVLLYHLVFPAKYRRAVFDEQVDEVLREVCLEIEKRYEIKFIEIGVDKDHVHFLVQSVPTYSVTKLVKMIKSLTAREVFRRCPQVKQKLWGGEFWSDGYFASTVGKHGDEGMIANYVKNQGNEYLKLHRDEQLTLF, encoded by the coding sequence ATGAGCGAGTACATCCACAAAAGTCATAACGTTACGGTTTTGCTATACCACCTTGTGTTTCCAGCAAAGTATCGGCGGGCTGTGTTTGATGAACAGGTCGATGAAGTTTTGCGAGAAGTTTGCCTGGAGATTGAGAAACGCTACGAGATTAAATTTATAGAAATCGGTGTAGACAAAGACCATGTGCACTTTTTAGTCCAATCGGTGCCGACATACAGCGTGACCAAATTGGTCAAAATGATCAAGAGTTTGACCGCAAGGGAAGTGTTTCGGCGTTGTCCTCAGGTGAAGCAAAAGCTATGGGGTGGAGAGTTTTGGAGTGATGGCTATTTTGCAAGTACAGTTGGGAAACACGGGGATGAAGGGATGATTGCGAACTACGTCAAAAATCAGGGTAACGAATATCTCAAGCTACACCGAGATGAGCAGCTTACTCTTTTTTGA
- a CDS encoding putative glycosyltransferase (IMG reference gene:2510097842~PFAM: Glycosyl transferase family 2) → MPRVSIVLVNYNYANYLEERIQSFLNQTYKDFELIILENGSTDESVEIIQRYETDNRVKAVFYPENQPLFERFNLGVDLAQGEYLLIASSDDSCHPELLEKLVEKLDNYPNVGLVYSQSWDIDSKGNRLRSWKEWTDDLSKEQWSNDYIKPGIDECRHLFFKCIIPCSGAALIRRKLFLEAGKFDTQIPLAADWMVYAKILTVSDIAYVAEPLNNFRTHSNTWRNITRLKLELEGRLQVWGYLSKKVQIPENFWQDAYEPTLRWWIRSMFSNEFSFHENWKIYRLFREIDSRVNQRIVDYFVYLFWQKFQISKLRF, encoded by the coding sequence ATGCCCAGAGTTAGTATTGTACTTGTAAATTATAATTACGCGAATTATTTAGAAGAGCGAATTCAAAGCTTTTTGAACCAGACTTACAAAGATTTTGAATTAATTATTCTAGAGAATGGATCGACTGATGAAAGTGTAGAGATTATTCAGAGGTATGAAACAGATAACAGAGTTAAAGCTGTTTTTTATCCTGAGAATCAGCCTCTTTTTGAGAGATTCAATTTAGGAGTTGACCTTGCACAAGGAGAATATTTATTAATAGCAAGTTCTGATGATAGCTGTCATCCGGAACTATTAGAAAAGTTGGTTGAAAAGTTAGATAATTATCCTAATGTTGGCTTAGTTTATTCGCAGTCCTGGGATATTGATAGTAAGGGAAATCGGTTACGTTCCTGGAAAGAATGGACAGATGATTTAAGTAAAGAGCAATGGTCTAATGATTATATTAAACCTGGAATAGACGAATGTAGGCATTTATTCTTTAAATGCATAATTCCATGTTCTGGGGCAGCGCTAATTCGCCGCAAACTATTTTTAGAGGCTGGTAAATTTGATACTCAGATACCTCTGGCGGCAGACTGGATGGTGTATGCAAAGATTTTAACCGTCTCAGATATTGCCTATGTAGCAGAGCCTCTCAATAACTTTAGAACTCATAGCAATACTTGGAGGAATATTACCAGACTCAAACTTGAGCTTGAAGGACGGTTGCAAGTGTGGGGATATCTCTCTAAAAAAGTGCAAATTCCAGAGAATTTCTGGCAGGATGCTTATGAGCCTACATTAAGATGGTGGATAAGGTCGATGTTTTCTAATGAGTTTTCATTTCATGAAAACTGGAAGATCTATAGGCTCTTTCGAGAAATTGATTCAAGAGTAAATCAACGTATAGTAGATTATTTTGTTTATCTATTTTGGCAAAAGTTCCAGATTAGTAAACTTCGTTTTTAA
- a CDS encoding hypothetical protein (IMG reference gene:2510097843), with translation MKSAQPSTAGDRLRQFLTVVAIFGSFAVNAWSNISPPNGVTIGEISNTRFADVLIIPANYAFAIWGVIYLGLIGFGIYQFLPTQTQHPQLRIISYWLIAACMAQAIWVVLFLSNLFGWSVLAMLAILLCLIGAYLQLGTRDRSNFWQDRWLLQIPFSVYLGWISVATVVNVALILYDAGWNGWGIAPEVWTVVMLVVSSALAVVLMMQRQDTAFVLVIIWALIAIAVKRFNNPLIVISTIVLASGLSLLSIACQGRRTGNRCDRPID, from the coding sequence ATGAAAAGTGCTCAGCCATCGACTGCTGGAGACCGCTTGCGCCAATTTCTCACTGTGGTCGCCATATTCGGTTCATTTGCAGTGAACGCCTGGTCGAATATTTCTCCTCCGAATGGAGTAACAATTGGTGAAATCTCCAATACTCGCTTTGCTGACGTGCTGATCATACCAGCCAACTATGCCTTTGCGATTTGGGGCGTGATTTACCTGGGACTAATTGGATTTGGCATTTATCAATTTTTGCCGACTCAAACTCAGCACCCTCAATTGCGAATTATTAGTTATTGGTTGATCGCAGCCTGTATGGCTCAGGCAATTTGGGTGGTTCTGTTTCTTTCAAATTTATTTGGTTGGTCGGTTCTGGCAATGCTGGCAATTCTGCTTTGTCTAATTGGCGCATACTTACAGTTGGGAACCCGCGATCGCTCGAATTTCTGGCAAGACCGATGGCTATTACAGATACCGTTTAGTGTGTATCTAGGATGGATTTCAGTCGCAACCGTTGTCAACGTCGCACTGATTCTCTACGATGCCGGATGGAATGGTTGGGGTATTGCACCTGAAGTTTGGACAGTTGTGATGTTGGTTGTCAGCAGTGCATTGGCAGTTGTATTAATGATGCAGCGACAAGATACTGCATTTGTATTGGTTATCATTTGGGCATTAATTGCGATCGCTGTCAAACGGTTCAACAATCCCCTGATTGTCATCAGTACAATCGTTTTAGCATCCGGTTTAAGTCTCTTAAGTATTGCATGTCAAGGTCGGAGAACAGGTAATAGGTGCGATCGCCCGATTGATTAA
- a CDS encoding glycosyltransferase (IMG reference gene:2510097841~PFAM: Glycosyl transferases group 1), which produces MDKTVPKVAFLLHNVDSGGVERVVVNLLKQLVKYPILLELVVFEKQGNFLNEVPSGVKVVELINPNTSGRLRRIFPLIRYLRREKPSVLVSQLVQFNVIAAIAKVLSGISLRLILVEHLSFDSLEGQLKHNFNERIGILNLLRRIFYPKADMVAAVSQGLATELEEHLRMSSGSIKVLYNPVIDQELIAKSQAFVSHPYFGSNCPFTFLAAGRLAPQKDFLTLIHAFANLRQRYLARLIILGEGSERQKLEAAIAQLNLESDVFLLGFTDNPYAYMSKANVFVLSSRFEALPTVLIEALACGCQVISTDCPHGPDEILMSGKYGRLVPVGDIQALANAMEQTINSSVNLDLTKSRLQMFSVEKAVSEYMEAMNLTCYSTQSSFGQDYFSVAPNFYYSHVHR; this is translated from the coding sequence ATGGATAAAACAGTTCCAAAAGTGGCTTTCCTTTTACACAATGTTGATAGTGGAGGTGTAGAGAGAGTGGTTGTAAACCTCCTTAAACAACTAGTAAAATATCCTATTCTACTAGAACTGGTGGTGTTTGAAAAGCAGGGAAACTTTTTGAATGAAGTTCCATCTGGAGTTAAGGTTGTTGAATTAATCAACCCTAATACTTCTGGTAGGTTAAGGCGTATATTTCCTCTAATACGATATTTGCGCCGAGAAAAACCGAGTGTGCTTGTTTCTCAGCTAGTACAGTTTAATGTCATTGCTGCGATCGCTAAAGTTCTATCAGGTATTTCTCTCCGGCTTATTTTGGTGGAACACCTTAGCTTTGATTCTTTAGAAGGTCAGCTTAAACACAACTTCAATGAAAGAATTGGCATTCTAAACTTATTAAGACGTATTTTCTATCCCAAAGCTGACATGGTTGCTGCTGTTTCTCAAGGCTTAGCAACAGAGCTAGAAGAACATTTGAGGATGAGTTCAGGTAGTATTAAAGTACTTTATAACCCTGTTATCGATCAAGAGTTAATTGCTAAATCTCAAGCATTTGTTAGTCATCCATACTTTGGCTCTAACTGTCCTTTTACTTTTTTAGCTGCAGGGCGATTAGCCCCCCAAAAAGACTTTTTAACATTGATTCACGCTTTTGCCAATCTCCGACAAAGATATCTAGCACGATTAATAATCCTAGGAGAAGGATCTGAGCGACAGAAGTTAGAAGCTGCAATTGCACAATTAAATTTAGAATCAGATGTTTTCTTGCTTGGTTTTACTGATAATCCTTATGCATATATGAGTAAAGCTAATGTATTTGTCCTTTCCTCTCGATTTGAAGCATTACCAACTGTTTTAATTGAAGCATTAGCTTGCGGTTGTCAGGTAATTTCAACAGACTGCCCACATGGTCCAGATGAAATTTTAATGTCTGGTAAGTATGGCAGGCTAGTTCCTGTTGGTGATATCCAAGCTTTAGCTAATGCGATGGAACAAACAATTAATAGTTCTGTGAACCTAGACTTGACAAAATCTCGATTGCAGATGTTTTCTGTAGAGAAAGCAGTATCAGAGTATATGGAAGCAATGAATTTGACTTGCTATTCCACTCAGAGTTCTTTTGGTCAGGATTATTTCTCAGTTGCACCAAATTTTTATTACTCTCACGTTCATCGATAG
- a CDS encoding hypothetical protein (IMG reference gene:2510097844) → MGVGNLETLETLLEKAPTPKIGNVIDILGILVTDKRLKPLSCQMAEQNFLDKILSELMLTQQH, encoded by the coding sequence GTGGGAGTAGGGAATTTGGAGACCCTGGAAACGTTGCTGGAAAAGGCTCCCACTCCTAAAATTGGCAACGTTATAGACATATTAGGAATTTTGGTAACTGATAAAAGGCTTAAGCCACTCAGTTGCCAAATGGCTGAGCAAAATTTTCTTGATAAAATTTTGTCTGAATTGATGCTTACACAACAGCACTAA